A region of Syntrophorhabdus sp. DNA encodes the following proteins:
- a CDS encoding NYN domain-containing protein, whose product MNRTTFLIDGFNLYHSLNDACWRYKQRNVKWLDIHKLCRMYLPSLTPRATLEEIYYFSAFAFHRQDKDPGIIARHELFIECLKATGVKVEMGRFKAKDVYCNGCKTLVKHYEEKETDVAISVKLLELFVLDQCDSIVLVTGDTDIMPAIRTAFNLFPEKRVYCAFPFRRKNTELANIATDSFTIGIDRYQACQFPNPFVTPDGRSLQKPGSW is encoded by the coding sequence ATGAACAGGACCACATTCCTCATAGATGGATTTAACCTGTATCATTCGCTGAACGATGCCTGCTGGCGGTATAAACAGCGTAACGTCAAATGGCTCGACATCCATAAGCTTTGCCGGATGTATCTTCCTTCCTTGACCCCCCGAGCCACCCTCGAAGAGATCTACTATTTCTCCGCATTTGCCTTTCATCGCCAGGATAAGGACCCGGGGATAATCGCGCGTCATGAGCTTTTCATTGAATGCCTGAAAGCTACAGGTGTAAAAGTGGAGATGGGAAGATTCAAGGCAAAGGATGTGTACTGCAATGGCTGCAAGACCCTTGTGAAGCATTATGAGGAAAAGGAAACAGATGTGGCGATCTCGGTGAAGCTGCTCGAATTGTTCGTTCTAGATCAATGTGACAGCATCGTTTTGGTAACGGGAGACACGGACATCATGCCGGCCATTAGAACGGCATTCAATCTGTTTCCCGAAAAACGGGTGTACTGCGCGTTTCCCTTCAGGCGGAAGAATACTGAACTTGCAAATATTGCGACAGATTCCTTTACAATCGGCATTGACCGATACCAGGCCTGTCAATTCCCGAATCCGTTCGTCACCCCCGATGGCAGGTCGTTGCAAAAGCCGGGATCGTGGTAA